In the genome of Fulvivirga maritima, one region contains:
- a CDS encoding cytochrome c oxidase subunit II, whose product MFKVIIAIGVVLLVIILLTLFRIGTLVNVVKGTNKEKVGSSNKINAGLLLLFMFVAFGLFFWYSIVYFDDYTLPQASEHASSVDFAFWLTMGLTGVVFVVTNVLLFIFSFKYQHKEGGRGKFYPDNTKLEILWTVVPAITLAGLVLTGLSAWNNITSKASDDAEVVEVMGYQFAWGVRYPGNKDAELGAYDYRLIDASNQFGIDLTDENSYDDFMPLELHLPKGKEVLMKIRARDVIHSVFMPHFRVKMDAVPGMPTHFKFTPNKTTQEMRDELGDPEFDYFITCTEICGRGHFSMKLKVVIEEPEAYEAWKAEQPTWLKLNEDYLEKVPAEKRELAKIKAGIEDNTETEASL is encoded by the coding sequence ATGTTCAAAGTTATTATTGCTATAGGTGTCGTTCTTCTCGTGATCATCCTGTTGACCTTGTTTAGGATTGGCACCTTGGTCAATGTGGTAAAGGGCACCAATAAGGAGAAGGTAGGCTCGAGTAATAAGATTAATGCGGGGTTGCTACTACTATTTATGTTTGTAGCATTTGGGTTATTCTTTTGGTATTCAATCGTCTATTTTGATGATTATACTTTGCCTCAGGCATCAGAGCACGCTTCATCGGTTGACTTTGCTTTTTGGCTAACCATGGGCTTGACAGGAGTGGTGTTTGTGGTAACAAATGTTTTACTGTTTATTTTCAGTTTTAAATATCAGCACAAAGAAGGTGGCAGAGGTAAATTTTACCCTGATAATACCAAGCTTGAGATTCTATGGACAGTAGTGCCTGCGATTACTCTTGCTGGTTTAGTGCTTACTGGTCTTAGTGCTTGGAATAATATTACCTCTAAAGCGTCTGATGATGCTGAAGTAGTTGAGGTAATGGGTTATCAGTTTGCATGGGGTGTAAGATACCCTGGTAACAAAGATGCAGAATTGGGTGCCTACGATTATCGCTTAATTGATGCTTCAAATCAATTTGGTATAGATCTTACAGATGAAAACTCTTATGATGACTTTATGCCTTTGGAATTACACTTACCAAAAGGTAAAGAGGTTTTAATGAAAATAAGAGCCAGAGACGTTATACACAGTGTATTCATGCCTCACTTTAGAGTGAAAATGGATGCTGTACCTGGTATGCCTACTCATTTTAAATTTACTCCTAATAAAACAACACAGGAGATGAGAGATGAACTTGGCGATCCTGAATTCGATTATTTTATTACTTGTACTGAGATTTGTGGAAGAGGTCACTTTTCAATGAAATTGAAAGTTGTAATAGAAGAACCTGAGGCTTATGAAGCTTGGAAAGCGGAGCAGCCTACTTGGTTAAAATTGAACGAGGACTACCTGGAAAAGGTACCTGCGGAAAAAAGAGAGTTAGCTAAAATTAAAGCTGGCATAGAAGATAATACTGAAACTGAAGCTTCATTATAA
- a CDS encoding c-type cytochrome has product MNIYKNIKFVFGIALAASLASCAAGGEDQGLEYAPNMYHSVPYEPLTQITDKSAGTATEWLDENSDGHGEYYNSNPLNPHEMTMRTPPANTVKRNKNGFLPYRLPKDSLELASRTMINPLPNIDEVIEDGHMLYNRFCEHCHGGAGQADGLVSEKFPGVANLTGAAYKDITEGHIFHVITWGKGLMGAHGSQLSPEERWKIAKFVKTLQK; this is encoded by the coding sequence ATGAATATTTATAAAAATATAAAATTTGTTTTTGGAATAGCATTAGCTGCCTCACTGGCTTCATGTGCAGCAGGTGGTGAAGACCAAGGACTAGAATATGCTCCAAACATGTATCATTCAGTTCCTTATGAGCCTTTAACACAAATTACTGATAAATCAGCTGGTACAGCTACCGAATGGTTAGATGAAAATAGTGACGGACATGGTGAGTATTATAACTCTAATCCTCTCAATCCTCATGAAATGACCATGAGAACTCCACCAGCTAATACGGTAAAAAGAAATAAAAATGGCTTTTTGCCATATAGATTACCAAAAGATAGTTTGGAATTAGCTTCTAGAACTATGATAAATCCACTACCTAATATTGATGAGGTAATAGAGGATGGACATATGTTATATAATCGCTTTTGTGAGCATTGTCATGGTGGAGCTGGACAAGCAGATGGACTAGTATCAGAGAAATTTCCTGGTGTGGCTAACTTAACAGGTGCTGCATATAAGGATATCACTGAAGGACATATATTCCACGTGATTACATGGGGTAAAGGTCTTATGGGAGCTCACGGCTCACAGCTTAGTCCTGAAGAAAGATGGAAGATAGCTAAATTTGTTAAAACTCTACAAAAGTAA
- the nrfD gene encoding NrfD/PsrC family molybdoenzyme membrane anchor subunit, with translation MQVTSSVREPLVTGGKTVHDVTEDICRQVEGKPSKSWMLGIAVSLVALLIGAYAVFMLVWEGIGVWGLNKTIGWAWDITNFVWWVGIGHAGTLISAILLLFRQKWRMSINRAAEAMTIFAVICAACFPGLHMGRLWLGFYWALPLPNTFGSLWVNFNSPLLWDVFAISTYFTVSLVFWYIGLIPDFASIRDRATNKISKMVYGTLSFGWDGAAKTWGRYEFVALILAGLATPLVLSVHTIVSFDFATSVIPGWHSTIFPPYFVAGAIFSGFAMVLTLLLIARKLLKLEDYITREHVELMNIIIIVTGGVVAIAYATEFFIGWYTGVEYENYTYMSYGAATGPYAWAFWALIICNIIIPGTLWFKQIRTNFITSFIISIVINIGMWFERFDIIVMCLSRDYLPSSWAMFYPTIYDVGVYVFTLGLFFTLFLLFSKFFPVINMAEVKSIIKSSSSKKN, from the coding sequence ATGCAAGTTACTTCATCCGTTCGAGAACCATTAGTAACCGGTGGTAAGACCGTTCACGATGTTACGGAAGATATATGCAGACAGGTAGAGGGTAAGCCTAGTAAATCATGGATGCTTGGAATAGCAGTATCACTGGTGGCTTTACTAATAGGTGCCTATGCTGTATTCATGTTAGTATGGGAAGGAATAGGTGTTTGGGGATTAAATAAAACCATCGGTTGGGCATGGGATATTACCAACTTCGTATGGTGGGTTGGTATAGGTCACGCAGGAACCTTGATCTCTGCCATTCTTCTACTGTTCAGACAGAAATGGAGAATGTCTATTAACAGAGCGGCGGAAGCGATGACGATTTTCGCAGTAATATGTGCAGCTTGTTTCCCAGGCTTGCACATGGGTAGACTTTGGTTAGGCTTTTATTGGGCGTTACCATTACCAAATACGTTCGGTTCACTTTGGGTTAACTTTAACTCACCACTTTTATGGGATGTGTTCGCGATTAGTACTTACTTCACAGTATCACTAGTATTCTGGTACATTGGTCTTATTCCTGATTTTGCTTCTATCAGAGACAGAGCTACCAATAAGATATCAAAAATGGTGTACGGAACTTTGAGTTTCGGATGGGATGGAGCCGCTAAAACTTGGGGTAGATATGAGTTCGTTGCTCTTATCCTTGCTGGTTTGGCTACACCACTTGTACTTTCAGTACACACTATCGTATCTTTTGACTTTGCTACATCAGTTATACCAGGATGGCACAGTACTATCTTCCCTCCATACTTCGTGGCTGGGGCGATCTTCTCTGGATTTGCCATGGTATTAACACTCTTGCTTATCGCTCGTAAGCTCTTAAAGCTTGAAGATTATATCACTCGTGAGCACGTTGAGTTGATGAACATCATTATCATCGTTACAGGTGGTGTGGTTGCCATTGCTTATGCTACAGAATTCTTCATAGGATGGTATACAGGAGTTGAATATGAAAATTATACTTATATGTCATATGGTGCTGCTACTGGTCCTTACGCATGGGCTTTCTGGGCACTGATTATATGTAACATCATTATACCTGGTACATTATGGTTTAAACAAATCAGAACTAACTTTATCACTTCATTCATCATCTCTATTGTTATTAACATAGGTATGTGGTTCGAAAGATTTGATATCATCGTTATGTGTTTGAGCCGTGATTATCTACCTTCTAGTTGGGCTATGTTCTATCCAACTATCTATGATGTGGGTGTATATGTGTTTACTCTGGGATTATTTTTTACACTATTCTTGTTGTTCTCTAAATTCTTCCCGGTAATAAACATGGCCGAAGTAAAAAGTATTATTAAGTCATCGTCTTCTAAAAAGAATTAA
- a CDS encoding DUF3341 domain-containing protein, protein MESNKHFVLGIYDDEDVLLSAVRKVKESGVKIHEVYTPFPVHGLDEELGYKRTRLPIVAFLFGLLGTTLALTMQIWMLGYDWPMIIGGKNFASLPPFIPVTFELTVLLSALGMVGTFMIISNLKPYGKPRLMDKRCTDDKHVMAIDLAKNDLSQDDIKSIIGDSGAQEVNLKDF, encoded by the coding sequence ATGGAAAGTAATAAACACTTTGTTTTAGGCATCTATGATGATGAAGACGTTCTCTTAAGTGCTGTGAGAAAGGTAAAAGAGAGCGGCGTTAAAATTCATGAAGTCTACACTCCTTTTCCGGTTCACGGATTAGATGAGGAATTAGGATATAAAAGAACCAGATTACCAATAGTAGCTTTCTTGTTCGGATTATTAGGAACAACATTAGCACTTACTATGCAAATATGGATGCTGGGTTATGACTGGCCTATGATCATAGGTGGAAAGAACTTCGCTTCATTACCTCCATTTATTCCTGTTACTTTTGAGCTTACTGTGCTTTTATCTGCCTTAGGTATGGTGGGTACTTTTATGATTATCAGTAACCTTAAGCCCTATGGCAAGCCCAGATTAATGGATAAGAGATGTACTGATGACAAGCACGTAATGGCTATAGATCTAGCTAAGAATGACTTAAGTCAGGATGATATAAAATCTATAATAGGAGACTCTGGTGCTCAGGAAGTGAATTTAAAGGATTTTTAA
- a CDS encoding quinol:cytochrome C oxidoreductase yields the protein MTEERFSFTAGAKKTLGIVGIVGIVLFVLGTVLSMSGGHGHEGHGEHEETALEAHESASLLASAETPEEGSAHAEEHGEAEAHEGGHGEHHESAYWLKRIYSNLWVNNVYFTGLAIIGLFFVAVQYVAQAGWSVGFLRVSLSLANWIPIAGILMFLSWWLIRYDVFHWTHASLYGPGGDEILQGKAPLWFWPMESGSALPLFYIARMVLFFVLWYMLFAMIKKEIFAEDINGGVDHWKKTRKYSVIFLVIFGFSSSIGAWDWVMSIDPHWFSTLFGWYVFASWWINGLAVIALITVILKQNGYLKIVNANHLHDIGKFIFGFSIFWTYIWFAQFLLQYYANMPEETVYFLQRLEVGNYTWVFFLNLILNFILPFLLLMTRDAKRHMSLIKLVCPIIIAGHWFDFYLMITPGVMKLEGGFGFMEIGMFMIFGVAFLFVALSSLAKSPLFPKNHPFLEESLHHHI from the coding sequence ATGACTGAAGAAAGATTTTCATTTACCGCAGGAGCAAAAAAGACCTTGGGTATAGTGGGTATAGTAGGTATTGTACTTTTTGTATTAGGTACAGTACTTAGTATGTCTGGTGGCCATGGGCATGAAGGGCACGGTGAGCATGAGGAAACAGCTTTGGAAGCTCATGAAAGTGCTTCATTACTAGCTAGTGCTGAAACACCCGAAGAAGGAAGTGCTCATGCTGAAGAACATGGTGAGGCTGAAGCTCATGAAGGTGGACACGGAGAGCACCACGAGTCTGCTTATTGGTTAAAAAGAATTTATAGTAATTTATGGGTAAACAACGTTTACTTCACAGGACTAGCCATTATCGGTTTGTTCTTTGTAGCAGTACAATATGTTGCTCAAGCAGGATGGTCAGTTGGCTTTTTGAGAGTTTCGCTGTCTTTAGCTAATTGGATACCCATAGCAGGTATTTTAATGTTTTTGTCTTGGTGGTTGATTCGTTATGATGTTTTCCACTGGACTCACGCTTCATTATATGGACCTGGAGGTGATGAAATTTTACAAGGAAAAGCTCCGCTTTGGTTTTGGCCAATGGAAAGTGGAAGTGCTCTTCCTTTATTTTATATTGCAAGAATGGTTCTTTTCTTTGTTTTATGGTATATGTTATTTGCTATGATCAAGAAAGAGATCTTTGCAGAAGACATTAATGGAGGTGTAGATCACTGGAAAAAAACTAGAAAATATTCTGTTATATTCTTAGTAATATTCGGATTCTCATCTTCCATAGGAGCTTGGGATTGGGTAATGTCTATTGACCCTCACTGGTTCAGTACATTATTCGGATGGTATGTATTCGCTAGCTGGTGGATTAACGGTCTTGCAGTAATTGCACTTATCACCGTGATATTAAAGCAAAACGGATACCTTAAAATTGTTAATGCAAACCACCTACATGATATAGGTAAATTCATATTCGGATTTAGTATTTTCTGGACTTACATTTGGTTTGCTCAGTTCTTATTACAGTATTATGCTAACATGCCGGAAGAGACTGTATATTTCTTACAGAGATTAGAAGTAGGAAACTATACTTGGGTATTCTTCCTTAATTTAATATTGAATTTCATATTACCTTTCTTATTATTAATGACAAGAGATGCAAAACGTCATATGTCTTTAATAAAATTAGTATGCCCTATAATAATTGCAGGACATTGGTTTGATTTCTATCTGATGATTACTCCAGGTGTTATGAAGCTTGAAGGTGGTTTCGGATTTATGGAAATCGGTATGTTTATGATATTCGGTGTAGCGTTCTTATTCGTAGCTCTTAGTAGCTTGGCTAAGTCTCCTTTATTTCCTAAGAACCATCCATTCTTAGAAGAGAGTTTGCATCATCATATTTAA
- a CDS encoding c-type cytochrome produces the protein MAQKISLKSVFLALVLLSSFLFSYSSQAQEATEEAAAEAPAEGGSDAPSEVPTDEARISEGKSLFDSNCKTCHRVHEKLVGPALKDVYNRAPSIDWIVNFVHNSSKVIASGDDYANKLYKEYNQTQMTAFPSFSRDEILSIMGYIKQQTDKGPEVAVAAQPAAGAGEAAQSGSAIPEGYLDAIMIGLIVVLVLILVVLLLITTVLRKYLNQRADLDESDAELVNAQFSLGSTVRSKPFIFIVTFLFTAIAFKVVISNLFAVGIQQGYAPKQPIAFSHKIHAGQYEIDCNYCHTGVRKSRSANIPSPNICMNCHSAVKTESPEIQKIYAAIENDKPIEWVRIHNLPDLSYFNHSQHVKVGGIECQTCHGEIQEMEVVHQEALLTMGWCIDCHRKTDVNTKGNEYYDNLVELHNSESKDALKVEDIGGLECAKCHY, from the coding sequence ATGGCGCAAAAAATATCGTTGAAAAGCGTTTTTCTAGCATTAGTATTATTAAGTTCGTTCTTATTTTCATATTCATCACAAGCACAGGAAGCTACGGAAGAAGCGGCTGCTGAAGCTCCTGCAGAGGGTGGTTCGGACGCTCCTTCAGAGGTGCCTACGGACGAGGCTAGAATTTCGGAGGGTAAGTCTTTGTTTGATTCAAACTGTAAGACTTGTCACAGAGTACATGAAAAACTAGTAGGACCCGCACTTAAAGACGTTTACAATAGAGCTCCTTCTATTGATTGGATTGTGAATTTTGTTCACAACTCATCTAAAGTAATCGCTAGCGGAGACGATTACGCTAATAAATTGTACAAAGAGTATAATCAAACTCAAATGACAGCCTTCCCTAGTTTTTCAAGGGATGAGATTTTGTCCATTATGGGTTACATAAAACAGCAGACCGATAAAGGTCCTGAAGTAGCGGTAGCGGCTCAGCCTGCTGCTGGTGCTGGCGAAGCAGCTCAATCAGGTAGTGCTATACCAGAAGGTTATCTGGATGCCATCATGATCGGGCTTATTGTTGTTTTAGTTCTAATTCTGGTAGTTCTGTTATTAATTACTACTGTACTTAGAAAATATTTAAATCAAAGAGCAGATCTTGATGAAAGCGATGCTGAATTAGTTAATGCTCAGTTTAGTCTTGGTAGCACGGTTAGAAGTAAACCATTTATTTTTATCGTTACCTTCTTGTTTACTGCAATTGCATTTAAAGTAGTAATAAGCAACTTATTTGCGGTTGGTATTCAACAAGGATATGCTCCTAAGCAACCTATTGCCTTCTCACATAAAATTCACGCTGGTCAGTACGAAATTGATTGTAACTACTGCCACACCGGTGTAAGAAAAAGTAGAAGTGCAAACATCCCTTCTCCAAACATTTGTATGAATTGTCATAGCGCCGTAAAAACAGAATCTCCTGAGATTCAGAAAATATACGCTGCTATTGAAAATGATAAACCAATTGAGTGGGTTAGAATTCATAACCTTCCAGATTTATCTTACTTCAACCACTCACAACACGTGAAAGTGGGAGGCATCGAATGTCAGACATGTCATGGTGAAATCCAGGAAATGGAAGTGGTTCACCAGGAAGCTCTCTTAACCATGGGCTGGTGTATAGACTGTCATAGAAAGACAGATGTTAACACCAAAGGCAATGAGTACTATGATAACTTAGTAGAGTTACATAACTCAGAGAGTAAAGACGCCTTAAAAGTTGAAGATATCGGTGGCCTTGAATGTGCTAAATGCCACTACTAA
- a CDS encoding TAT-variant-translocated molybdopterin oxidoreductase encodes MSDNKKTYWKGIEQLSNDPEFIKNADKEFPEFLPTEQNSEEGGGSNRRDFLKMMGFGIAAVSLAACEAPIRKAIPYVNKPVDVDPGVPNYYATTYVNGGDVCSIVVKTREGRPIKIEGNKSSKITQGATNAQVQASVLTLYDNERLRGPKIAQKNAKWADLDKEVINKLNSVAAKGGQIRIVSNTITSPTTLKVIEEFKAKYPTTELVTYDAVSSDGILKANEESFGQRVLPSYDFSKADVIVSFGADFLGTWISPVEYTKQYSKTRKLGPDKKTMSRHYQFESNLSLTGSNADYRYPVKPSEAGKLVVELYNALGNKKSSNEGINKAAADLKKARGKALVVSGSNDPAVQVMVNAINNLLGNYGNTLDITTPSNYRKGDDSAMKSFVADAKGGRVGAVIFYNCNPLYNYAGAAELKEALSKVSLKVSTADRPDETAIVSDYVAPDHHFLESWNDAEPKKGSYTLTQPTITPIFKTRQAQESLMTWSGVAEPDYYTYLVNAWKELGVNDIDEVLYEGVYETSKSVTEVVEETVSTTSFSGNVSAASQAISKNYKGSGVELALYQKVSLGDGSQANNPWLQELPDPISKSTWDNYLTVSKKWASENDLSSSQGECNKAKLTVNGKSVTVPILIQPGQAEGTVGLALGYGRTSAGKVADGRGVDAYPFVNVLNGTSSYDVFSGVTIEILPERYQIAQTQMHQTYMGREGVIQESVLSEYQKDPFAGRYRPQIADWREESGSTPAGALSLWKGHEYNNHHWGMAIDLTSCTGCSACVVSCHSENNVPVVGREEVINKRDMHWMRIDRYYSSDAAPDDLKGLEEAAANPEVTFQPMMCQHCNNAPCETVCPVAATSHSSEGLNQMVYNRCIGTRYCANNCPYKVRRFNWFKYHDNGNFENTNTAMNSDLGKMVLNPDVTVRSRGVMEKCSLCVQRIQYGKLEAKKEGRRPNDGDINTACASACPSDAIVFGDMKDENSRIYQLLKIKDTEIDYITETEIHEPRAYHVLEEIGVKPNITYLTKIRNKDLKDHKA; translated from the coding sequence ATGAGTGATAATAAAAAGACGTACTGGAAAGGTATTGAGCAATTATCTAATGATCCTGAGTTTATAAAAAACGCAGACAAAGAATTTCCTGAATTCCTTCCAACCGAACAAAATAGTGAAGAGGGTGGAGGCAGCAATCGACGCGACTTCCTTAAAATGATGGGCTTTGGTATTGCAGCTGTTTCTTTAGCAGCTTGTGAGGCCCCCATTAGAAAAGCTATTCCTTATGTGAATAAGCCTGTTGACGTTGATCCTGGTGTACCTAATTACTACGCTACTACCTATGTTAATGGAGGTGATGTTTGTAGCATAGTGGTGAAGACCAGAGAAGGTAGACCAATTAAGATAGAAGGAAATAAATCATCTAAAATCACTCAGGGAGCTACTAATGCACAGGTTCAGGCCAGTGTATTAACGCTTTATGATAATGAGAGATTAAGAGGTCCTAAAATAGCTCAAAAGAATGCTAAATGGGCTGATTTAGATAAAGAGGTTATTAATAAATTAAACAGTGTGGCTGCTAAGGGTGGCCAAATCAGAATTGTAAGCAATACAATTACCAGCCCTACCACATTGAAAGTAATAGAAGAGTTTAAGGCGAAGTACCCTACTACAGAGCTCGTTACTTATGACGCAGTTTCTAGTGATGGTATTCTAAAAGCAAACGAGGAATCATTCGGTCAAAGAGTGCTTCCTTCTTATGATTTTAGCAAAGCCGATGTTATTGTAAGCTTTGGTGCTGACTTCTTAGGTACATGGATTTCTCCTGTAGAGTACACTAAACAATACAGTAAAACAAGGAAATTAGGCCCTGACAAGAAAACTATGTCAAGGCATTATCAGTTTGAGAGTAATCTTTCTCTTACTGGTTCTAATGCTGATTACAGATACCCGGTAAAACCTTCTGAAGCAGGTAAACTGGTAGTAGAATTGTATAATGCATTAGGAAATAAAAAATCATCTAACGAAGGTATTAATAAAGCAGCCGCTGATCTTAAAAAGGCCAGAGGTAAAGCCTTAGTAGTTTCTGGTTCTAATGACCCTGCAGTACAGGTAATGGTTAACGCTATTAACAACTTGCTAGGTAATTATGGAAATACGCTAGATATCACTACTCCTTCTAACTATAGAAAAGGAGATGATTCTGCTATGAAGAGTTTCGTAGCTGATGCTAAAGGAGGTAGAGTAGGAGCCGTTATTTTCTATAACTGTAATCCTTTATATAACTATGCTGGTGCAGCTGAGTTAAAAGAAGCTTTATCTAAAGTTTCTCTTAAAGTAAGTACTGCAGACAGACCTGATGAAACAGCTATTGTTTCTGATTATGTTGCTCCTGATCATCACTTCTTAGAATCATGGAATGATGCTGAACCTAAAAAAGGAAGCTACACTTTAACTCAGCCTACTATAACTCCTATTTTCAAGACAAGACAAGCTCAGGAGAGTTTAATGACTTGGTCTGGAGTAGCAGAGCCTGATTATTACACTTATTTAGTTAATGCCTGGAAAGAGTTAGGTGTTAATGATATAGATGAAGTATTATACGAAGGTGTTTATGAAACTTCTAAATCAGTAACAGAGGTAGTAGAAGAAACGGTAAGTACTACTTCATTTAGTGGTAATGTATCTGCAGCTTCTCAAGCTATCTCTAAGAACTATAAAGGTTCAGGAGTAGAATTAGCACTTTATCAAAAAGTAAGTCTTGGAGATGGTTCTCAGGCGAACAACCCTTGGTTACAAGAGTTGCCAGATCCTATCAGTAAATCTACTTGGGATAACTACTTAACCGTTTCTAAAAAATGGGCTTCAGAAAATGACCTTTCTTCTTCTCAAGGAGAATGTAACAAGGCTAAGCTTACTGTAAATGGTAAGTCAGTAACAGTGCCTATCCTTATCCAACCAGGACAGGCAGAAGGAACTGTTGGTTTAGCTTTAGGTTATGGAAGAACAAGTGCTGGTAAAGTGGCTGATGGAAGAGGAGTTGATGCTTATCCTTTCGTAAATGTATTAAACGGAACTAGCTCATATGATGTATTCAGTGGAGTAACCATTGAAATACTACCAGAAAGATATCAGATTGCACAAACTCAGATGCACCAGACTTACATGGGTAGAGAAGGTGTTATTCAGGAATCTGTACTTTCAGAATATCAAAAAGATCCTTTTGCAGGAAGATATAGACCTCAAATAGCAGACTGGAGAGAAGAGAGTGGAAGTACTCCTGCCGGTGCATTAAGCTTATGGAAAGGTCACGAATATAATAACCACCACTGGGGAATGGCTATTGACCTTACATCATGTACAGGTTGTAGTGCTTGTGTGGTGTCTTGTCACTCTGAAAACAACGTGCCTGTAGTAGGTCGTGAAGAGGTGATTAATAAGAGAGACATGCACTGGATGCGTATCGATAGATACTACAGTAGTGATGCTGCTCCAGATGATCTTAAAGGACTAGAAGAAGCCGCAGCTAATCCTGAGGTGACCTTCCAACCTATGATGTGTCAGCATTGTAACAATGCTCCTTGTGAAACTGTTTGTCCGGTAGCTGCTACCAGCCACAGTTCAGAAGGTCTTAACCAAATGGTATATAACAGATGTATTGGTACTAGATATTGTGCTAACAACTGTCCTTATAAAGTAAGACGTTTCAACTGGTTCAAGTACCATGACAATGGTAACTTCGAGAACACTAATACAGCTATGAACTCTGACTTGGGTAAAATGGTATTGAACCCTGATGTTACTGTTCGTTCAAGAGGTGTTATGGAGAAATGTTCTCTATGTGTACAAAGAATTCAGTACGGAAAACTTGAAGCGAAGAAAGAAGGTAGAAGACCTAATGATGGAGACATCAACACTGCTTGTGCTAGTGCTTGTCCTTCAGATGCGATTGTTTTCGGTGATATGAAAGACGAAAACAGCAGAATCTATCAGTTGCTTAAAATTAAGGATACTGAAATTGATTATATTACTGAGACAGAAATCCACGAACCTAGAGCATACCATGTACTAGAGGAGATAGGTGTTAAACCTAATATTACTTATCTTACTAAGATTAGAAATAAGGATTTAAAAGATCATAAAGCTTAA